From the genome of Sinanaerobacter sp. ZZT-01:
ATGATATCTACTTCAACCTTTGTAACCTTGATGGAAGTGTAATCAACTGTATGCGTCGTCTTTCCGTAACAAACGAAGTAAGTATATCCAATTCCTAAATCTTTAAAATATACTACACTCGGTTCGCTAAAACCCATCTGCTTCATGAGAAGACGGGCTGCTTCATTTGCTTCTTCACCAGCAGGTACCGGTAATGTAAAACTCATTTGTACCTGACCGTCATTCATTGTATCGCCATATGGCTTAATCTTCGTTAAATCCAATTTTGTTGCTGCTGTTGTTGTATTTGTCATTATTTCGCACCTCCAAGCATCTTTTCGATAAACGGATTGAAGTAGTGCTCATCTCTAGTGCAAACGCCTTCCAATCCTTTTCCTCCATCCATTGGACGTTTTACCGCTGCAAATTTACCTGCTTCAATGGTTGGGAATAAGCCGTCCTTTTCAATTTGCTGTAAAAGTTCGTTTGCATCAGAAAGAACTTTCTGCGCTCTCTTTTGAATGATGCCGTCCTTCTTATATTCAATTTCCTCACCCAGGTCTCGTGCATTATTGAATATATATTTTGCATTTTCGATAGAAAGCATTCTATCATGCAGATGTGGAGTGTGAATTGCTTCTGTCAGCATACCCAATAACTGTAATGACTGTCCTGTCCATACAGCGATTAAGTTAAATAATGCATCTTGAATATGTCCTCTAAAAATATTACCAGTCATAAATTTAGTAGGAGGCATATATTTTAGGGAAGCATTTGGGAAAATTTCTTTTGCCATCTGTGCTTGAGATAATTCATATAAGAATCCATTCTCTGTGTCCGGATCCATTTCAAATGCATGTCCAAGACCCATCTGTTCTTCCGGAATATTTGCAAGTACTGCAAACTGCTCATTCATCAGCTGAGATGCAAGAACTGTATGTGCAGATTCAATCGCATCATCTGTAGTCAAATAGTTATCTTCACCGGAGTTAAAGATGATTCCGCAGTATCCAATGATTACACGAGAGAAGAACTGGTCAACAATCGTTCTCTGCATATTGATGTCACGGAATAAGATACCATATAATGCATCATTCAGCATTACGTCAAGTCTCTCCAGAGCACCCATTGCTGCGATTTCCGGCATGCAAAGTCCAGAACTGTAGTTACACAGACGGATATATCTTCCAACTTCTTCTCCCACTTCATCCAGTGCTTTTCTCATGATTCTGAAGTTTTCTTGTGTTGCATACGTACCGCCGAATCCTTCAGTTGTCGCACCGTAAGGAACGTAGTCTAATAAAGACTGTGCCGTTGTACGGATTACAGCGATGATGTCCGCACCCTGACGAGCAGCAGCCTGTGCCTGAATTACATCTTCATAAATATTACCGGTTGCAACAATTACATAAAGGTAAGGTCTTCTTCCCTCTCCTATGGTTGCAATATATTCATTTCTCTTTGCAGTCTGTTCCTGAATTTTCTTTAATGAACTGTTAACATAAGGTTCAATTGCTTTCGCTGCTTCCTCTGCTTTACAAAGTTCAAGCTTTGTTAAATCTAATTCGCCTTTGCCTACTAATTCAGCAATCTCTTGTGGTTCTTTTCCTGTCTGAACAATCGCGTTACCAATCCAGTATGCAACACCTCTTGAAAGGCCGCCTGCTTCCTTAATTTCATCAACAATAACGTTTGGAAGTGGTCTTTCTACATCATCCACCCCGTCAATACCTAATAGTCTCAGGATTGTTCTTTCTGTCGTTACTGTCGTATGCTTGTTAATGAAACTCTGCATACTTTCCGCAATTTTAGCAGCGGCAGATCTTGCACTTTCGACCACTTTTGGGTCTAGATTTAGCTTACTTTTCATCCTTTTTTCTCCTTTTCAACATTTTTCTATCCATTAATATAAGACGAATTATTTATCTGATTGCATGATTTCTCTTGCATAATCAATGATTTCCTCATAAATTCCCAGTATTCTTGCAATATTTAATGCATCTCTTGGAATCTGCTCTTCATTTTTAACAGAATATAAGCGGTAATCCATATACCGACCGACAATTTCAATGCGCTCTTTCCGATTTGCATGAGCAAGCTCTTTTGCCAAACGGTTAAAATCTGCATCCGCCAGTCCTCTTACCTGCATATTATGCACCTTATCTCCTACGGCCGCATGGTCAAAATGCGTTGTAATAACCGTAATATAAGCGTGTTCCATCAAATAATGAATTAAGCTTTTAGTCAATGCCAAACCCTCTATCGGGTTGGTTCCGCTGGCGATTTCATCAATCAACAGCAAAGATTTCTCCTGACTTTTATCAAGAATTTCTCGAAGCTCTTCCATTTCACTTCCAAAGCTGGAAAGTCCTCTTTGCACATTTTGGCTGTCTCCAATCAAAATATGCATATAATTGGATAAGCCCATCTGCGCAGACTTACAGGGAACAAAAAATCCATATTGCGCCATCATAGCGACCAAACCAATCATTTTTAAAGAAATGGTCTTTCCGCCCATATTGGCACCTGTAATACAGCTTACTCCATCTGACAGTGAAACGCTGACAGGGCAATACTGCTTTCCTTTGCTCTTTAAGACTTTTTCTACAAGAAGGTGTCGACCTTCTTCTATTTTTAAAACATGCTCTGACACAATAGTAGGTCGGATACAATGATGTAGCTCTGCATAAAAGGCCTTTGCCAAAGTAAAATCCAAGTTCCCAATGCGTTCACAATTCTTTTTTAAAGCGTCAGCTTCTTTTGCAATCTTCACAGATAAATCAGTACGAACAATAAGCTCTTCTTCTTCAATTGCTTCGTTTAGATCCGACATCTTTTTCTGTAAAGCGTATACTGTATCATTTGCCTTGACTTTAAAAGTAATCGTCATGTAGTCTTCTTCCATTTGCTCAAGGTCCGAAACACTACGCGCTAATTGCATTAAGGTTGTATTGGATTTTGGGATTAGAAGCTCACACTTCGGCGTCATCTGAAATTTATATTCCTGTTCCAGTCTCCGACGTACTTGTTTTAATTCTTTCCGAACCGCTAACTCTATTTCTCTTTTTTCTTTTCGTAAAGCAGCCAGCTTTTCTGAAAACTGGTCGTAAATATAAAAGGTATTAATACGGTCTTTCCCCGGATCCATAATATCCAGTAAAGCCACTGTATCCTGCAGCTTAAATTCCAGCGGCATATTATTTCCAATCTTTGAAAGAATGTCTAATGCTTTTTTTGTAAGCAGTAAAAAGGTCTTTATTTCATAGAGTTCTACTACAGATAATACATTTTTTATGCTTCGGTCTAGGGTATAGGCAATTTCTTTAATCTCCATGAAAATTTCTGTTAACTGTTCGATCTCCGACGGATACTCTTTCACTAAATCTATCATCAAATCTAGTTTGTCAAACTCATGCCGCAAATCTGCTTCATCTCCGGGCATAAAAGGCTTAATGTTTTTCACTCGTCGGGTACCGAAAGGCGTCAAGGTATTGATATTTTGCAATACATCTTCAAACCCTGTTTCTATTTTCGTTTTACTGTTGCTTAGATGTTTCGCCACTTTCGTACTCATCAAACACACCCCCCAAGCTTAACATCAATGACAGGGATTCCTTCCAATGCGTCCTCCATTGCTTTTTTCAATTCATCATGATCAAAGGAATATCCGGAGGGTGCGTATGGATTCACCGTAACAGCTGCTACTTCGATATTTTCCAGCACACAGACGTGGAACCC
Proteins encoded in this window:
- a CDS encoding lysine 5,6-aminomutase subunit alpha: MKSKLNLDPKVVESARSAAAKIAESMQSFINKHTTVTTERTILRLLGIDGVDDVERPLPNVIVDEIKEAGGLSRGVAYWIGNAIVQTGKEPQEIAELVGKGELDLTKLELCKAEEAAKAIEPYVNSSLKKIQEQTAKRNEYIATIGEGRRPYLYVIVATGNIYEDVIQAQAAARQGADIIAVIRTTAQSLLDYVPYGATTEGFGGTYATQENFRIMRKALDEVGEEVGRYIRLCNYSSGLCMPEIAAMGALERLDVMLNDALYGILFRDINMQRTIVDQFFSRVIIGYCGIIFNSGEDNYLTTDDAIESAHTVLASQLMNEQFAVLANIPEEQMGLGHAFEMDPDTENGFLYELSQAQMAKEIFPNASLKYMPPTKFMTGNIFRGHIQDALFNLIAVWTGQSLQLLGMLTEAIHTPHLHDRMLSIENAKYIFNNARDLGEEIEYKKDGIIQKRAQKVLSDANELLQQIEKDGLFPTIEAGKFAAVKRPMDGGKGLEGVCTRDEHYFNPFIEKMLGGAK
- a CDS encoding MutS-related protein, whose translation is MSTKVAKHLSNSKTKIETGFEDVLQNINTLTPFGTRRVKNIKPFMPGDEADLRHEFDKLDLMIDLVKEYPSEIEQLTEIFMEIKEIAYTLDRSIKNVLSVVELYEIKTFLLLTKKALDILSKIGNNMPLEFKLQDTVALLDIMDPGKDRINTFYIYDQFSEKLAALRKEKREIELAVRKELKQVRRRLEQEYKFQMTPKCELLIPKSNTTLMQLARSVSDLEQMEEDYMTITFKVKANDTVYALQKKMSDLNEAIEEEELIVRTDLSVKIAKEADALKKNCERIGNLDFTLAKAFYAELHHCIRPTIVSEHVLKIEEGRHLLVEKVLKSKGKQYCPVSVSLSDGVSCITGANMGGKTISLKMIGLVAMMAQYGFFVPCKSAQMGLSNYMHILIGDSQNVQRGLSSFGSEMEELREILDKSQEKSLLLIDEIASGTNPIEGLALTKSLIHYLMEHAYITVITTHFDHAAVGDKVHNMQVRGLADADFNRLAKELAHANRKERIEIVGRYMDYRLYSVKNEEQIPRDALNIARILGIYEEIIDYAREIMQSDK